The following are encoded together in the Flammeovirga agarivorans genome:
- a CDS encoding metallophosphoesterase family protein, with amino-acid sequence MKKLKLKTDKYVRRFAIGDIHGCYHTLKYLLEDELKITTNDFIVLLGDYIHKGPYSKEVIDYILDLQKDGYHIYTIRGNHEQNLIDKQKTYKPKFLRFITRIFTKPRKSILSEDGVLYWHHKEFFNELPYHIIIEDYHFVHAGFNFSAEKPKKDFDAMLTIRKPLPPIERINEVLKKKRLVHGHTPKFIYEVEKMVKEKRKIINLDSGCAYLKTPTTEQRKYHGYLSCLNLDSLELIKVKNKDQL; translated from the coding sequence TTGAAAAAGTTAAAATTAAAGACGGACAAATACGTCAGAAGATTTGCGATTGGTGATATTCATGGTTGTTACCACACCTTGAAATATTTATTAGAAGACGAATTAAAAATTACTACTAACGACTTTATTGTTTTACTCGGAGACTATATCCATAAAGGTCCTTACAGCAAAGAAGTGATCGATTATATTCTCGATTTACAAAAAGACGGTTATCATATATATACAATCAGAGGGAACCATGAGCAGAACCTGATTGACAAGCAGAAAACTTATAAGCCTAAATTTTTACGTTTCATCACAAGGATTTTCACAAAACCTAGAAAGAGTATTCTAAGTGAGGATGGCGTTTTATATTGGCACCATAAAGAATTCTTCAATGAACTGCCTTATCATATCATTATTGAAGATTATCACTTTGTGCATGCTGGATTTAATTTTAGTGCCGAAAAGCCTAAAAAAGACTTTGACGCAATGTTAACCATTAGAAAGCCTTTGCCTCCTATTGAACGTATTAATGAAGTTTTGAAGAAGAAACGATTAGTTCATGGGCATACGCCTAAATTTATTTATGAAGTAGAAAAGATGGTCAAAGAAAAAAGAAAGATTATCAATCTAGATTCAGGCTGTGCATATTTGAAAACACCAACTACAGAACAAAGAAAATATCATGGTTATCTATCTTGTTTAAATTTAGATAGTTTAGAATTGATTAAAGTGAAGAATAAAGATCAACTTTAA
- a CDS encoding SulP family inorganic anion transporter — MKNPITALSLLRNYKVSNISGDAAAGFATGIMLIPQGMAYAVIAGLPVQYGLYASLIAPICYFLFGTTQKLVVGPAALDSMLLASGIASLGVVMSSEEYVANVIVVVFFAGILQVIAGLLKFGFIANFFSQPLLKGFTTAAALLIAFSQVTHLFGLEKVEASYFHQELYYMISEASHMHFPILIVGFGTLLVIFLAKKVNLQKISTPLIVVISILLSMYMDFEGMGVGVVGNIPSGLPQLILPSFEQVNLKELLPISVIVAIIGFTVSNSIIKSVEEGNSKININREFIALGLSNSIGTLFGGYQASSSFSRTAINQEAGAKTRASNIISSVMIAIVLLFFTDIFYYLPKAVLAAVIIAATPSLFSFSYFKEIYFLRKREFVVSILTFILTIEFGVIVGLSSGVIASLGVFMYQTLKPHLAVLGKIEDTRIYKNILRFDGAKEENHIIIFRVDAPLYFSNIRFVLDEMKRELSKRTDIHAIVIKSESINSIDITALNELKQFIHQQKRKGIELYMCSVVGPVRDLLYKGEVVEQMGGNQLFLYLNDVIKYIKDKEAYNFKNKKIANQSSKE, encoded by the coding sequence ATGAAGAATCCTATTACAGCCCTATCCTTATTAAGAAACTACAAGGTTTCTAATATTTCTGGTGATGCCGCGGCGGGTTTCGCGACTGGAATTATGTTAATTCCTCAAGGGATGGCATACGCTGTTATTGCAGGATTACCTGTACAATATGGATTATATGCCTCATTGATTGCTCCAATTTGCTATTTCCTTTTTGGCACAACACAAAAGTTGGTAGTAGGACCTGCTGCTTTAGATTCTATGCTATTAGCTTCAGGTATTGCTTCTTTAGGAGTGGTAATGTCTAGTGAGGAATATGTGGCTAATGTGATAGTAGTTGTCTTTTTTGCAGGCATTTTACAAGTAATTGCAGGCCTATTGAAGTTTGGATTTATTGCTAATTTCTTTTCTCAGCCCTTATTAAAAGGGTTTACGACTGCAGCAGCTTTACTTATAGCCTTTAGTCAGGTAACCCATTTATTCGGGTTGGAGAAGGTAGAGGCATCATATTTTCATCAGGAGTTGTATTATATGATTTCTGAAGCTTCTCATATGCATTTTCCTATATTAATCGTTGGTTTCGGTACTCTATTGGTCATTTTCTTAGCCAAAAAAGTGAATCTACAAAAGATATCTACACCTTTAATCGTAGTGATTAGTATACTGTTGAGCATGTATATGGATTTTGAAGGGATGGGAGTAGGCGTAGTAGGGAATATACCAAGTGGTTTGCCTCAACTTATTCTTCCATCTTTTGAACAAGTCAACCTTAAAGAATTATTACCTATTTCTGTGATTGTCGCTATTATCGGTTTCACTGTATCCAATAGTATCATTAAAAGCGTTGAGGAAGGGAATAGTAAGATTAATATCAATAGGGAATTCATTGCTTTAGGATTGTCTAACAGTATTGGTACTTTGTTTGGCGGATATCAGGCAAGTTCAAGCTTTTCTAGAACAGCGATTAACCAAGAGGCAGGAGCAAAAACTAGAGCTTCAAATATAATCTCTAGTGTGATGATCGCCATTGTACTTCTTTTCTTTACAGACATCTTTTACTACTTACCGAAAGCAGTACTCGCTGCAGTAATTATTGCAGCAACGCCTTCTTTGTTTAGTTTTAGTTACTTCAAAGAAATTTATTTCCTTAGAAAAAGAGAATTTGTAGTCAGTATCCTAACTTTTATATTAACGATAGAATTTGGAGTTATTGTAGGATTAAGTAGTGGAGTAATTGCTTCACTAGGGGTATTTATGTATCAAACTTTAAAACCACATTTGGCTGTTTTAGGGAAAATAGAAGACACTAGAATTTATAAGAATATCCTAAGGTTTGATGGTGCAAAAGAAGAAAATCATATTATTATTTTTAGAGTAGATGCTCCATTGTATTTCAGTAATATCAGGTTTGTATTAGATGAAATGAAACGGGAATTATCAAAAAGAACTGATATTCATGCTATTGTAATAAAATCGGAAAGTATTAACTCTATTGATATCACCGCTTTAAATGAATTGAAGCAATTTATCCATCAACAAAAAAGAAAAGGAATAGAACTATATATGTGCTCTGTAGTTGGCCCAGTGAGAGATTTGCTTTATAAAGGAGAGGTTGTTGAACAGATGGGGGGCAACCAATTATTTCTATACTTAAATGATGTGATAAAATATATCAAAGACAAAGAGGCATATAATTTCAAGAATAAAAAAATAGCTAACCAAAGTAGTAAAGAGTAA
- a CDS encoding permease — MESLLIKAADYLVYQLIGLAPESTFGSALHYFLVGTTHIILLVIIITYIMGIVQSYLPLNKIRAYLEKNKKFGIGNLLASSLGAVTPFCSCSSIPLFVGMMQSRIPLGIALSFLITSPLVNEVAIAMFIVSYGWKFTIIYVLFGILLGVVGGIILDKIGMAKYVADWVKNLAETHAVEDNDERSFGERLPEIHAETVQTLKKLIPYILVGLAIGSFIHGFVPQSFFEKYINADNPFAVPIAVLTAIPLYIDAVGILPVIDSLIAKGVPMGTAIAFMMGAVGLSLPEALLLKKVMKKQLIITFFSTIGLGMILAGYFFNIMFS; from the coding sequence ATGGAAAGTTTATTAATAAAAGCAGCAGATTATTTAGTTTATCAATTAATAGGTTTAGCACCTGAATCAACTTTTGGTAGTGCCTTACATTACTTTCTTGTAGGAACTACTCATATCATTCTCTTAGTAATAATTATTACTTATATCATGGGGATCGTTCAAAGTTATCTTCCATTAAATAAGATAAGAGCCTACTTAGAGAAAAATAAAAAGTTTGGTATTGGTAACCTTCTTGCTTCCTCTTTAGGCGCTGTAACACCATTCTGTTCGTGTTCATCTATTCCTCTTTTTGTGGGGATGATGCAATCAAGAATTCCTTTAGGTATTGCACTTTCTTTCCTGATTACTTCACCTTTGGTAAATGAAGTGGCTATTGCAATGTTTATTGTTTCTTATGGATGGAAGTTTACCATTATCTATGTGCTTTTCGGAATTCTACTTGGTGTTGTAGGTGGTATCATCTTAGATAAAATCGGTATGGCAAAATATGTGGCTGACTGGGTAAAAAACTTAGCGGAGACACATGCTGTAGAGGATAATGACGAAAGATCGTTCGGTGAGAGATTACCTGAAATTCATGCTGAAACAGTTCAGACATTAAAGAAACTGATTCCATATATCTTAGTTGGTTTGGCTATCGGTTCATTTATTCATGGATTTGTTCCTCAATCTTTCTTTGAAAAATACATTAATGCTGACAATCCATTTGCTGTACCAATTGCGGTTTTAACAGCAATACCATTATACATTGACGCCGTAGGTATCTTACCTGTCATTGACTCATTGATTGCTAAGGGAGTACCTATGGGAACAGCAATCGCCTTTATGATGGGAGCCGTTGGCTTATCCTTACCAGAAGCTTTACTTCTAAAGAAAGTAATGAAGAAGCAATTAATTATCACTTTCTTCAGTACCATTGGCTTAGGGATGATCCTTGCAGGTTATTTCTTCAATATAATGTTTAGCTAA
- a CDS encoding rhomboid family intramembrane serine protease, with amino-acid sequence MRIQYNAPVTLTFTFICAAFMILKNIGFDLTPIFSVGTFSSMSFSNPLTYFRLFSHVIGHGGWDHYFGNFTYILLLGPILEEKYGSKQLLTMMSITALVTGLINAIFLSSGLLGASGIVFMFILLSSVVNVQKGAIPLTFILIVILFLGQEVVNAFSADNISQMAHLMGGICGAIFGFSVDKYKPKAKLNQ; translated from the coding sequence ATGCGCATACAATATAATGCACCGGTAACATTGACTTTTACATTTATCTGTGCTGCTTTTATGATATTAAAAAATATTGGATTTGATCTCACACCTATTTTTAGTGTAGGCACTTTTAGTTCCATGAGCTTTTCCAACCCATTAACCTATTTCAGACTTTTCAGTCATGTGATTGGACATGGAGGATGGGATCACTACTTTGGTAATTTCACATATATCCTATTATTAGGACCTATACTCGAAGAAAAATACGGTAGTAAACAGTTACTGACCATGATGTCTATTACGGCACTAGTAACAGGTTTAATCAACGCCATCTTCTTATCCAGTGGTTTACTAGGTGCCAGTGGCATTGTATTTATGTTTATTCTTTTGAGTTCTGTTGTGAATGTTCAAAAAGGAGCAATTCCACTAACATTCATCCTTATTGTAATCTTATTCTTAGGGCAAGAAGTAGTTAATGCGTTTAGTGCTGATAATATCTCTCAGATGGCACATTTAATGGGAGGTATCTGTGGAGCAATATTTGGGTTTAGCGTAGACAAATACAAACCAAAAGCGAAGTTAAATCAATAG
- a CDS encoding MBL fold metallo-hydrolase: protein MSLRKTLKYISFSILSVLAFIVIVGLLFITLSPQFGGTHTEEDIKRYTASGHYDDGEFINLTTTTMDMNMDSIWSTLREFMAGVPNDRPARNIEVLSMEVGDVVNNDTLTRVTWFGHSAFLVEMAGKKILLDPMLGDVPAPHPWLGQSRYSKELPISIEDMPHIDAVFISHDHYDHLDYESIEKLKGKVDQYYLPLGVGAHFRAWGIPEEKIHELNWWDEAELGNIKLAFTPSRHFSGRGLTDRNATLWGSWVLMSEKDRLYFSGDGGYGTHFKEIGEKYGPFDLGMMECGQYNVKWAQIHMLPEESAQAAVDINAKLMMPIHWGAFTLALHSWTDPVVRVKKKADELNMPISTPRIGEPIVLHQEKYPISSWWENYL from the coding sequence ATGTCACTTAGAAAAACACTGAAATATATTTCATTTTCTATCCTTTCTGTTCTTGCTTTTATTGTGATAGTTGGGCTATTATTTATCACTTTAAGTCCACAGTTTGGAGGGACACATACAGAAGAAGATATTAAAAGATATACAGCCTCAGGGCATTATGATGATGGTGAATTTATCAATTTGACAACGACTACCATGGATATGAATATGGATAGTATTTGGTCAACATTAAGAGAGTTCATGGCAGGTGTACCTAATGATAGACCTGCAAGAAACATCGAAGTGTTATCAATGGAAGTGGGTGATGTAGTGAACAATGATACGCTAACTAGAGTAACATGGTTTGGTCATTCTGCTTTCTTGGTAGAAATGGCAGGGAAAAAGATCTTATTAGATCCAATGTTAGGAGATGTTCCGGCTCCACATCCATGGTTAGGTCAATCGAGATATTCTAAAGAATTACCAATATCTATCGAAGATATGCCACATATCGATGCTGTTTTTATATCTCATGACCATTATGATCATTTAGATTATGAGAGTATCGAAAAGTTGAAAGGAAAAGTAGATCAATACTATCTGCCATTAGGTGTTGGTGCTCATTTTAGAGCATGGGGTATTCCAGAGGAGAAAATCCATGAATTAAATTGGTGGGACGAGGCTGAGTTAGGTAACATCAAATTAGCATTTACTCCATCAAGACACTTTTCTGGAAGAGGACTTACAGATAGGAATGCGACATTATGGGGGTCTTGGGTATTGATGTCAGAAAAAGATAGATTATACTTTAGTGGTGATGGTGGGTATGGAACTCACTTTAAAGAGATTGGTGAAAAGTATGGTCCGTTTGATTTAGGTATGATGGAATGTGGTCAATACAATGTGAAATGGGCACAGATACATATGTTACCAGAAGAGTCTGCTCAGGCTGCAGTAGATATTAATGCTAAACTAATGATGCCTATACATTGGGGAGCATTTACTTTAGCACTACATTCCTGGACTGACCCTGTGGTAAGAGTGAAGAAAAAAGCAGATGAATTAAATATGCCAATTTCAACTCCAAGAATAGGAGAACCTATAGTTTTACATCAGGAAAAATATCCTATTTCTTCTTGGTGGGAAAACTACTTGTAG
- a CDS encoding outer membrane protein: protein MKKLLFSFLFAFLCSLTLINVTSAQSFRIGGGVGNTFAEHKLTDISGDDFKVNDNALAWKVFAGVGNKFLGIEGGYRSLGKVKDSSSGNTYESKVTGWDVAARGKLQIGPIFGFAKAGAFFAKYDNSVSGGQTASDSDNETKFLWGVGAGVMLGMFEVRLEWEAMDLSSDAHLSTLGLSGVLHFGGDE, encoded by the coding sequence ATGAAAAAACTACTATTTTCATTTCTATTCGCATTTTTATGCTCACTCACTTTAATCAATGTTACATCAGCACAATCTTTTAGAATTGGAGGCGGTGTTGGTAACACTTTCGCAGAGCATAAACTCACTGATATTTCTGGTGATGACTTTAAAGTAAATGACAATGCTCTTGCCTGGAAAGTATTTGCAGGCGTTGGTAATAAGTTCCTTGGTATTGAAGGCGGCTACCGATCGTTAGGTAAAGTAAAAGATTCTAGTAGTGGAAATACCTATGAGTCCAAAGTTACAGGTTGGGATGTAGCAGCAAGAGGTAAACTGCAAATCGGTCCAATATTCGGCTTCGCAAAAGCGGGTGCTTTCTTTGCAAAGTATGACAACTCTGTTTCTGGTGGACAAACTGCATCGGATAGCGATAATGAAACAAAATTCCTTTGGGGTGTAGGTGCAGGTGTAATGCTTGGAATGTTTGAAGTTAGATTAGAATGGGAAGCGATGGACCTTAGTAGTGATGCTCACCTTTCTACTTTAGGGTTGAGTGGAGTACTTCATTTTGGAGGAGACGAATAA
- a CDS encoding head GIN domain-containing protein, which produces MKSFTSLLFAFLLFSFNLFAQGNNKVTKPISVNDFNTLELEGAFDVVFKQGSTCKVFIEGKEKDVAEFKTIQDGKKLRISNSKDDDKNGKTNKKDLVVFIQFEDLEKLETTLVGEITNENELKFNTLTFENTGVGTTDLKINCKELNLEFTGVGKLKLSGNAITANLEANGVGSVDARDLVVRDMVAECNGIGNMKVNAYNTCKISANGLGSVKNYTELKE; this is translated from the coding sequence ATGAAATCTTTTACTTCCTTACTTTTCGCTTTTCTATTATTCTCATTCAACTTATTCGCTCAGGGTAATAATAAAGTTACAAAACCGATCTCCGTTAATGACTTCAATACATTAGAATTAGAAGGGGCATTTGATGTTGTCTTCAAACAAGGTTCTACTTGTAAAGTATTTATTGAGGGGAAAGAAAAAGATGTTGCCGAGTTTAAAACCATTCAAGACGGAAAGAAATTAAGAATTAGCAATTCCAAAGACGACGACAAAAATGGTAAAACCAACAAGAAAGACTTGGTCGTTTTTATTCAATTTGAAGATCTAGAAAAACTAGAAACTACATTGGTTGGTGAAATTACCAACGAAAATGAATTAAAGTTTAATACACTTACTTTTGAAAATACAGGAGTAGGAACTACTGATCTTAAAATTAACTGTAAAGAATTAAATCTTGAATTTACAGGTGTAGGTAAATTAAAACTAAGTGGAAATGCAATTACAGCTAATTTAGAGGCTAACGGTGTAGGCAGCGTAGACGCAAGAGATCTCGTTGTCCGTGATATGGTCGCTGAATGTAATGGTATCGGAAACATGAAAGTGAATGCCTATAATACTTGTAAAATTTCAGCAAATGGATTGGGTAGCGTAAAAAACTACACTGAACTTAAAGAATAA
- a CDS encoding thioredoxin family protein has protein sequence MKTIKILHQSCCGVNPRIRKQIEKVAAEKNVEVAIQDVTDMIETMQFGTTEFPSLVIDGKVFNYRQKNTDEDVAAMLA, from the coding sequence ATGAAAACGATCAAAATTTTACATCAATCATGCTGCGGTGTTAACCCAAGAATCAGAAAACAAATTGAAAAAGTGGCTGCAGAAAAAAATGTTGAAGTAGCTATTCAAGATGTAACTGATATGATTGAAACAATGCAGTTCGGTACTACAGAGTTTCCTTCTTTGGTAATTGATGGAAAAGTATTCAACTACCGCCAAAAAAATACAGATGAGGATGTAGCAGCTATGCTTGCATAA
- a CDS encoding heavy-metal-associated domain-containing protein, translated as MKLINIIITIVGLLFISSCSTSNGNTTEKVSSITVKQTEKTYQLKGFKSSCCTGIVNYSLKEVDGYLGMQPNLESSSVTVWFDNSKASEKEIIDAINQTPYKVKQ; from the coding sequence ATGAAACTAATCAACATCATCATCACTATCGTTGGATTACTTTTTATCAGTAGTTGTAGTACATCTAATGGGAATACAACTGAAAAAGTATCATCCATTACGGTAAAGCAAACAGAAAAAACATATCAACTGAAAGGCTTTAAATCAAGTTGTTGTACGGGGATTGTAAACTACTCTCTTAAAGAAGTAGATGGATATCTTGGAATGCAACCCAATTTAGAAAGCTCCTCGGTAACTGTATGGTTTGATAACAGCAAGGCTTCTGAAAAAGAAATCATTGATGCTATTAATCAGACGCCATACAAAGTAAAGCAATAG
- a CDS encoding thioredoxin family protein, with translation MEKIIKILHQDCCMINPIIKKRVEKVAEKNNIAVQVEDLRELEQVMMYGTSEFPAVVVNDKVYSYKKHHSDEELLKILNA, from the coding sequence ATGGAAAAGATTATCAAAATTCTTCATCAGGATTGCTGTATGATTAATCCGATCATAAAGAAGAGAGTCGAAAAAGTTGCAGAGAAAAATAATATCGCTGTACAAGTAGAAGACCTCAGAGAATTAGAACAAGTAATGATGTATGGCACTTCAGAATTTCCTGCAGTTGTGGTAAACGATAAAGTTTACAGTTATAAAAAACATCATTCAGATGAAGAATTATTGAAAATCTTAAATGCATAG
- a CDS encoding anhydro-N-acetylmuramic acid kinase: protein MSSKNKFRMIGIMSGTSLDGVDLCYAEFWKDRQKQWRYYMPYTSSHDWNEEWKQRLNTAEHLSAFEYIKLDRDLGKKLGQLAKCFIDEHQLKVDYVCSHGHTIFHQTEIGITSQIGGGPEIAAASQHNVINDFRVADVALGGQGAPLVPIGDRLLFNEYHYRLNLGGIGNISYEVDNETIAFDTCPANMPLNVYMRSIGKEYDDKGGMARRGNVQKNIFDALNKLDFYSSFGAKSLGKEWVEEHYLPILNQIDRLEDRLATSIEHTAYQVNQVIQNANNLSKIHFGKPKLLITGGGAYNDYLIDRIRSYCTTVEVVLPSEKIITHKEALLFAFLGCLRLNRENNCLKSVTAASQDNCGGVIHHIFVNQEQDLNKEKDQLIDTQEMPSFNKIIGCGG from the coding sequence ATGAGCAGTAAGAACAAATTTCGTATGATAGGTATAATGTCAGGTACAAGCCTCGACGGTGTTGACCTTTGTTATGCCGAATTTTGGAAAGACAGACAAAAACAATGGCGTTACTATATGCCCTATACCTCAAGCCATGATTGGAATGAGGAGTGGAAACAACGCCTAAATACTGCCGAACATCTTTCTGCATTTGAATATATAAAATTAGACCGTGATCTTGGGAAGAAACTAGGACAATTGGCAAAATGTTTCATTGATGAGCATCAATTAAAGGTAGACTACGTTTGTAGCCATGGTCATACGATTTTCCATCAGACTGAAATAGGTATTACTTCACAGATTGGCGGCGGCCCTGAAATAGCTGCTGCATCTCAACACAATGTGATCAATGATTTTAGAGTTGCTGATGTTGCATTAGGCGGTCAGGGAGCTCCATTGGTACCGATAGGCGACCGATTACTGTTTAATGAATACCATTATCGTTTAAATCTGGGAGGAATCGGGAATATATCTTATGAAGTCGATAATGAAACCATCGCTTTTGATACTTGCCCTGCCAACATGCCTCTAAATGTCTATATGCGTTCAATAGGAAAAGAATATGATGATAAAGGAGGAATGGCAAGAAGAGGTAATGTTCAGAAAAATATTTTTGATGCATTAAATAAGCTAGACTTCTATTCTTCATTTGGAGCAAAATCATTGGGAAAAGAATGGGTAGAAGAACACTACTTACCTATCTTAAATCAGATTGATCGTTTAGAGGACCGTTTAGCTACCAGTATAGAACATACTGCCTATCAAGTCAATCAGGTAATACAGAATGCGAATAACTTATCAAAAATACACTTCGGAAAACCAAAATTACTGATTACAGGTGGAGGTGCTTATAATGACTATCTGATAGATCGTATTCGCTCCTATTGTACCACTGTTGAAGTAGTTCTTCCATCAGAAAAAATAATAACACACAAAGAAGCCTTACTTTTTGCCTTTTTAGGTTGTCTACGTCTAAACAGAGAAAATAACTGTCTTAAGAGTGTAACAGCTGCATCACAAGACAATTGTGGAGGAGTAATACATCATATTTTTGTCAATCAAGAACAAGATCTAAATAAAGAAAAAGATCAATTAATCGATACTCAAGAAATGCCTTCATTTAATAAGATTATTGGCTGTGGAGGGTAA
- a CDS encoding diacylglycerol/lipid kinase family protein, whose protein sequence is MRLLFVVNPISGDIDKEPFLKEATALLDVYDIHYHIFRTTGKDDLENLKKEIDHYQPSRVASVGGDGTTLFTSTALLDSEIPLGIIPLGSANGMAVELFVDPDPMSALKDILMSKISVGLDLLKVNNEHYCLHIGDIGVNAQIVNGYSKDPNRGMTTYFKYFLEQLRETNIFDYTIEIDGEEYDETGIMMAICNARKFGTGVPLNSISNPFDGKFELVAIPEMNFEDLIIVGLSKFDESFLEDANGNVYSAEKAKIKFKNPQLLQLDGEVIGDITELDIEIVPGAVQFITTRKNLLLEDL, encoded by the coding sequence ATGAGACTATTATTTGTTGTCAACCCTATTTCTGGTGATATCGATAAAGAACCTTTCCTTAAGGAAGCTACAGCCCTATTAGATGTATATGATATTCATTACCATATCTTTAGGACTACGGGTAAGGATGATTTAGAAAATCTCAAAAAAGAGATAGACCATTACCAACCCAGTCGAGTGGCATCTGTAGGTGGTGACGGCACAACTTTATTTACGTCTACAGCATTATTAGATAGTGAAATTCCTTTGGGCATTATTCCTTTAGGTTCTGCAAATGGAATGGCTGTAGAGTTGTTTGTTGATCCGGATCCAATGTCAGCCCTAAAAGATATTCTGATGTCTAAAATATCTGTAGGGCTTGATTTATTAAAAGTCAACAACGAACATTATTGTCTTCATATAGGTGATATTGGGGTAAATGCTCAGATTGTTAATGGGTATTCTAAAGATCCCAATAGAGGTATGACTACCTACTTTAAGTATTTCCTAGAACAACTTAGAGAGACAAACATATTCGATTACACCATAGAGATTGACGGTGAAGAGTATGACGAAACAGGTATTATGATGGCGATATGTAATGCTAGAAAATTTGGAACAGGTGTCCCTCTAAATAGTATTAGTAATCCTTTTGATGGTAAATTTGAATTGGTAGCCATACCAGAAATGAATTTTGAAGATCTTATTATCGTAGGTCTTTCAAAATTTGATGAGAGCTTTTTAGAAGATGCTAATGGCAACGTTTATTCTGCTGAAAAAGCAAAGATTAAATTTAAAAACCCTCAACTTCTCCAATTAGATGGAGAAGTAATTGGAGACATCACAGAACTTGACATTGAAATTGTGCCTGGTGCTGTCCAATTTATCACAACAAGAAAAAATCTATTATTAGAAGATTTATAA